The following coding sequences lie in one Kribbella sp. NBC_00709 genomic window:
- the qcrB gene encoding cytochrome bc1 complex cytochrome b subunit, which produces MSNTEEFPPPVKWIDDRLGIAKIGKKNLRKVFPDHWSFMLGEIALYSFIILILTGTFLTFWFKPSMAEVQYNGSYSLLKGLHMSEAYASTLDITFDVRGGLLVRQIHHWAAVLFIAAMMVHLLRMFFTGAFRKPRELNWLIGFGMLFLGIIEGFIGYGLPDDLLSGTGLRITNGMIQASPIVGTYMNFFIFGGEFPGDEFVSRFFIVHVLLIPGIILGLVTAHLFLVVYHKHTQYAGPGRTQKNVVGYPLFPVYTAKAGGFFFVVFGITALMGALMQINPVWLYGPYNPAEVTAGSQPDWYMGWLEGAVRIFPGFESHFWGITLGWNLLIPALIIPPAFVTLVALYPFIEGWISGDKREHHLLDRPRDVPTRTGVGVAFITFYALLWIGGGNDLIATHFGASLNNVTWFLRFAVILGPILAFWVARRWAISLQRADHERLLHGLETGVIVRSPEGKYTEKHQPISTYEAYSLTARDRVLPYEIGPETDDNGVRAPRRALNKVRARLSRFYFADAIQKPTSQELEEAHEHAHDSDEIHELTEDTETYREVTSDRS; this is translated from the coding sequence GTGTCGAACACAGAAGAATTCCCACCGCCGGTCAAGTGGATCGACGATCGGCTCGGCATCGCGAAGATCGGGAAGAAGAACCTGCGGAAGGTCTTCCCCGACCACTGGTCCTTCATGCTGGGCGAGATCGCGCTCTACAGCTTCATCATCCTGATCCTGACCGGCACCTTCCTGACGTTCTGGTTCAAGCCGTCGATGGCGGAAGTCCAGTACAACGGCTCGTACAGCCTGCTCAAGGGTCTGCACATGTCGGAGGCCTACGCCTCGACGCTGGACATCACCTTCGACGTCCGCGGCGGTCTGCTGGTCCGGCAGATCCACCACTGGGCGGCCGTGCTGTTCATCGCCGCGATGATGGTGCACCTGCTCCGGATGTTCTTCACCGGCGCGTTCCGCAAGCCGCGTGAGCTGAACTGGCTGATCGGCTTCGGGATGCTGTTCCTCGGCATCATCGAGGGCTTCATCGGCTACGGCCTGCCCGACGACCTGCTGTCCGGCACCGGTCTGCGGATCACCAACGGCATGATCCAGGCGTCACCGATTGTCGGCACGTACATGAACTTCTTCATCTTCGGCGGTGAGTTCCCGGGCGACGAGTTCGTCTCGAGATTCTTCATCGTCCACGTGCTGCTGATACCGGGCATCATCCTGGGCCTCGTCACGGCCCACCTGTTCCTGGTCGTCTACCACAAGCACACGCAGTACGCCGGACCCGGCCGGACGCAGAAGAACGTGGTCGGCTACCCGCTGTTCCCGGTGTACACCGCCAAGGCCGGCGGCTTCTTCTTCGTGGTCTTCGGCATCACCGCCCTGATGGGTGCGCTGATGCAGATCAACCCCGTCTGGCTGTACGGGCCGTACAACCCGGCCGAGGTGACGGCGGGTTCACAGCCCGACTGGTACATGGGCTGGCTGGAAGGCGCGGTGCGAATATTCCCCGGCTTCGAGTCGCACTTCTGGGGCATCACGCTGGGTTGGAACCTGCTCATCCCGGCGCTGATCATCCCGCCCGCGTTCGTGACACTGGTCGCGTTGTATCCGTTCATCGAGGGCTGGATCAGCGGTGACAAGCGCGAGCACCACCTGCTGGACCGGCCGCGGGACGTCCCGACCCGCACCGGCGTCGGCGTCGCGTTCATCACCTTCTACGCGCTGCTGTGGATCGGTGGCGGTAACGACCTGATAGCGACCCACTTCGGGGCCTCGCTGAACAACGTGACCTGGTTCCTGCGGTTTGCCGTGATCCTGGGGCCGATCCTGGCCTTCTGGGTCGCGCGTCGCTGGGCGATCTCGCTGCAGCGGGCCGACCACGAGCGGCTGCTGCACGGTCTCGAGACCGGTGTGATCGTGCGCTCGCCCGAGGGCAAGTACACCGAGAAGCACCAGCCGATCTCGACGTACGAGGCGTACTCGCTGACCGCACGGGACCGCGTCCTGCCGTACGAGATCGGTCCGGAGACCGACGACAACGGCGTCCGCGCCCCGCGCCGGGCCCTGAACAAGGTCCGCGCCCGGCTGTCCCGCTTCTACTTCGCCGACGCGATCCAGAAGCCGACCAGCCAGGAGCTCGAGGAGGCGCACGAGCACGCGCACGACTCCGACGAGATCCACGAGCTGACGGAAGACACGGAGACCTACCGCGAGGTCACCAGCGACCGCAGCTGA
- the qcrA gene encoding cytochrome bc1 complex Rieske iron-sulfur subunit, producing the protein MPVKPEEEHGTALEVAEPIPDPGLEPHEPRITDIDPKAADRVERQVSGMFGLATLLVLGACVAYFAIPRDSILQFGPLSGNGNNMVMGVCIGLALFLIGAGAIQWAKKLMVDEEISEDRHAAHSSPEQIAEITEAFKQGTAESGFGRRKMIRNSLIGALGVLGLPAIVFLRDLGPLPGRALYNTIWAKGIRVVNDVTDRPLKPSDLIVGQLVNAAPANLAPLQEENPTEYQNAKAKAAVIVVRIKPSEIRTKPGRENWGIDGILCYSKICTHVGCPISLYEQTTHHVLCPCHQSTFDLSDSAKVVFGPAARPLPQLPLALDSEGYLVAQSGFTEPVGPSFWERG; encoded by the coding sequence CTGCCGGTGAAGCCGGAGGAGGAACACGGCACCGCCCTCGAGGTGGCGGAGCCGATCCCGGACCCGGGTCTGGAGCCGCACGAGCCGCGGATCACCGACATCGACCCGAAGGCGGCCGACCGCGTCGAGCGGCAGGTCTCGGGCATGTTCGGCCTGGCCACCCTGCTGGTGCTCGGGGCCTGCGTGGCGTACTTCGCGATCCCGCGGGACTCGATCCTCCAGTTCGGTCCGCTGTCCGGCAACGGCAACAACATGGTCATGGGCGTGTGCATCGGGCTCGCGCTGTTCCTGATCGGTGCCGGTGCGATCCAGTGGGCCAAGAAGCTGATGGTCGACGAGGAGATCTCCGAGGACCGGCACGCCGCGCACTCCTCGCCCGAGCAGATCGCCGAGATCACCGAGGCGTTCAAGCAGGGCACCGCCGAGTCGGGCTTCGGCCGCCGCAAGATGATCCGCAACTCGCTGATCGGCGCGCTGGGTGTGCTCGGACTGCCTGCCATCGTGTTCCTGCGCGACCTCGGCCCGCTGCCGGGCCGGGCGCTCTACAACACGATCTGGGCGAAGGGCATCCGGGTCGTCAACGACGTCACCGACCGCCCGCTCAAGCCGTCCGACCTGATCGTCGGCCAGCTGGTCAACGCGGCGCCGGCCAACCTGGCCCCGCTGCAGGAGGAGAACCCGACCGAGTACCAGAACGCCAAGGCGAAGGCCGCGGTGATCGTGGTCCGGATCAAGCCGAGCGAGATCCGCACCAAGCCCGGCCGGGAGAACTGGGGCATCGACGGCATCCTGTGCTACTCGAAGATCTGCACCCACGTCGGATGCCCGATCTCGCTGTACGAGCAGACCACCCACCACGTGCTCTGCCCGTGCCACCAGTCGACGTTCGACCTGTCCGACAGCGCGAAAGTCGTCTTCGGCCCTGCGGCCCGGCCACTGCCTCAGCTACCGTTGGCATTGGACAGTGAGGGCTACCTGGTCGCGCAGAGCGGCTTCACCGAGCCGGTCGGCCCTAGCTTCTGGGAACGAGGGTGA
- the qcrC gene encoding cytochrome bc1 complex diheme cytochrome c subunit, whose amino-acid sequence MSEKRPSLSPARFLSARRRHRSAGLVVLLFGLLAVGSAYAAFAPDSAQADNSAQSQQIEEGKKLFSVGCSSCHGLNAEGGGNGAGKMAGPSLIGVGAAAVDFQVGTGRMPAMQPGAQIPRKTPAYSQEEIEALAAYVASLAPGPAVPAQDSYDVSKATDEQITRGGELFRTNCTACHNFAGRGGALPNGKYAPSLMGVSEKHIYEAMLTGPQQMPVFSDQVMQPQDKADIIAYLKALQTQKDPGGFGLGRLGPVSEGLWGWFVGIGLLVCVAVWIGAKGVKAKGAKAK is encoded by the coding sequence ATGAGTGAGAAGAGACCTTCCTTGTCACCGGCGCGCTTTCTCTCCGCGCGACGACGGCACCGGTCCGCCGGCCTCGTCGTGCTCCTGTTCGGCCTCCTCGCTGTGGGGTCGGCGTACGCCGCCTTCGCCCCTGACAGCGCCCAGGCGGACAACTCGGCCCAGTCCCAGCAGATCGAAGAGGGCAAGAAGCTCTTCTCGGTCGGCTGCTCCAGCTGCCACGGCCTGAACGCCGAGGGCGGCGGGAACGGCGCGGGCAAGATGGCCGGCCCGTCGCTGATCGGCGTCGGCGCCGCCGCGGTCGACTTCCAGGTCGGCACCGGCCGGATGCCCGCGATGCAGCCGGGCGCCCAGATCCCGCGCAAGACCCCGGCGTACTCGCAGGAGGAGATCGAGGCCCTGGCCGCGTACGTCGCCTCGCTCGCCCCCGGCCCGGCCGTCCCGGCGCAGGACTCGTACGACGTGAGCAAGGCCACCGACGAGCAGATCACCCGCGGCGGCGAGCTGTTCCGCACCAACTGCACGGCCTGCCACAACTTCGCCGGTCGCGGTGGCGCGCTGCCGAACGGCAAGTACGCGCCGTCGCTGATGGGCGTCAGTGAGAAGCACATCTACGAAGCGATGCTGACCGGTCCGCAGCAGATGCCGGTCTTCTCCGACCAGGTCATGCAGCCGCAGGACAAGGCCGACATCATCGCCTATCTGAAGGCGCTGCAGACGCAGAAGGACCCGGGCGGCTTCGGCCTCGGCCGGCTCGGCCCGGTCTCCGAGGGTCTGTGGGGCTGGTTCGTCGGCATCGGTCTGCTGGTGTGCGTAGCGGTCTGGATCGGCGCCAAGGGCGTCAAGGCCAAGGGAGCGAAGGCCAAGTGA
- the ctaE gene encoding aa3-type cytochrome oxidase subunit III, with translation MHGGGRSAEREDRHNDGVATATALPASREHGHHDRPSMVSVGTIVWLSSELMFFAALFAAYFTIRSVTTAAAAPGTETLWQVSTHLLDVPFASVNTFILVASSFTCQAGVFAAEHGKVGRVGSLANPRNWGMREWFILTYLMGAVFVAGQVTEYTGLVHEGLTISSTAYGSVFYLATGFHALHVTGGLIAFVFVLARTYMARKFTHEQAVSAIVVSYYWHFVDVVWIALFATIYLLK, from the coding sequence ATGCACGGGGGTGGTCGTAGCGCTGAACGCGAGGACCGACATAATGACGGCGTGGCCACTGCAACCGCGCTCCCAGCGTCTCGTGAACACGGACACCACGACCGTCCCAGCATGGTCAGTGTCGGCACGATCGTCTGGCTCTCGAGCGAACTGATGTTCTTCGCCGCCCTGTTCGCGGCGTACTTCACGATCCGGTCGGTGACGACCGCTGCCGCCGCTCCGGGCACGGAGACGCTGTGGCAGGTGTCGACGCACCTCCTGGACGTCCCGTTCGCCTCGGTGAACACGTTCATCCTGGTCGCCTCGTCGTTCACCTGCCAGGCCGGTGTGTTCGCCGCCGAGCACGGCAAGGTGGGCCGGGTCGGCTCGCTGGCGAACCCGCGGAACTGGGGCATGCGTGAGTGGTTCATCCTCACGTACCTGATGGGCGCGGTCTTCGTCGCCGGCCAGGTGACCGAGTACACCGGGCTGGTGCACGAGGGTCTGACGATCTCGTCCACCGCGTACGGCTCGGTGTTCTACCTGGCCACGGGGTTCCACGCGCTGCACGTCACCGGCGGCCTCATCGCCTTCGTGTTCGTCCTGGCCAGGACGTACATGGCTCGAAAGTTCACCCACGAACAGGCCGTCTCGGCGATCGTCGTGTCGTACTACTGGCACTTCGTCGACGTGGTCTGGATCGCCCTGTTCGCGACCATCTACCTGCTCAAATGA
- a CDS encoding cytochrome c oxidase assembly protein, whose amino-acid sequence MLPLHATPGDQIEPLTPVRLLTAWTFEPVLLGVIIVLGGLYLYGVHKLRKRGDKWSRARTVAFVGLGLGSAVVATQSALGTYDTVLISVHMVQHMILSMLTPLMMALGAPITLALRTLPARPRKWLLSVLHSRIAKVLCFPLIGFTLFVLSPWALYFSGWYDATLHSAVLHDLLHLHFILVGSLFFWPLLGLDPVPGRVIYPFRLMLTFLTLPFHAFLGITIMSANKLIAEDWYTSFGRSWSPSPLRDQYIAGGLLWGSGDLIGVVFFAVLFVQWVRESQREARREDRRLDRLEEQARRAGQPPR is encoded by the coding sequence GTGCTTCCCCTCCACGCCACGCCCGGCGACCAGATCGAGCCGTTGACACCGGTCCGGTTGCTGACGGCATGGACCTTCGAGCCGGTGTTACTCGGCGTGATCATCGTCCTCGGCGGGCTCTACCTGTACGGCGTCCACAAGCTGCGCAAACGCGGTGACAAGTGGTCCCGGGCGCGCACGGTCGCGTTCGTCGGACTCGGGCTCGGCAGCGCCGTCGTCGCCACCCAGTCGGCGCTCGGCACCTACGACACGGTGCTGATCAGCGTCCACATGGTGCAGCACATGATCCTGTCGATGCTGACGCCGCTGATGATGGCGCTCGGCGCGCCGATCACGCTGGCGCTGCGGACCCTGCCGGCGCGGCCACGGAAATGGTTGCTCTCCGTGTTGCACTCGCGGATCGCCAAGGTGCTGTGCTTCCCGCTGATCGGCTTCACGCTGTTCGTGCTCAGCCCGTGGGCCCTCTACTTCAGCGGCTGGTACGACGCGACGCTGCACTCCGCCGTACTGCACGACCTGCTGCACCTGCACTTCATCCTGGTCGGGTCGTTGTTCTTCTGGCCGCTGCTCGGTCTCGACCCGGTGCCCGGCCGGGTGATCTACCCGTTCCGGCTGATGCTGACGTTCCTCACGCTGCCGTTCCACGCGTTCCTCGGCATCACGATCATGTCCGCCAACAAGCTGATCGCCGAGGACTGGTACACCAGCTTCGGCCGGTCCTGGTCGCCGTCGCCGCTGCGTGACCAGTACATCGCGGGCGGTCTGCTGTGGGGTTCGGGTGACCTCATCGGCGTGGTGTTCTTCGCCGTACTGTTCGTCCAGTGGGTGCGGGAGTCGCAGCGCGAGGCGCGGCGCGAGGACCGGCGGCTGGACCGGTTGGAGGAACAGGCTCGCCGGGCCGGACAGCCGCCCCGGTAG
- a CDS encoding Rv3143 family two-component system response regulator — MSSERPLKVLLYSDDRTTRESVRLALGKRPAADLPELEYVECATEPAVIKTMDKGGIDLAILDGEAVPAGGMGIARQLKDEIFQCPPILVITGRPQDAWLATWSRAEGVVSHPIDPVKMADVTADLLRQRLAKLPATTA; from the coding sequence ATGAGTTCAGAGCGTCCGCTGAAGGTGCTGCTCTACAGCGACGACCGTACGACGCGGGAGTCCGTCCGCCTGGCCCTCGGCAAGCGGCCGGCCGCCGATCTGCCCGAGCTCGAGTACGTCGAGTGCGCGACCGAGCCGGCCGTGATCAAGACCATGGACAAGGGCGGGATCGACCTGGCCATCCTCGACGGCGAAGCGGTTCCGGCCGGCGGCATGGGCATCGCCCGGCAGTTGAAGGACGAGATCTTCCAGTGCCCGCCGATCCTGGTCATCACCGGCCGTCCGCAGGACGCCTGGCTGGCGACCTGGTCGCGGGCCGAGGGCGTGGTCTCGCACCCGATCGACCCGGTCAAGATGGCCGACGTCACCGCGGACCTGCTCCGCCAGCGCCTGGCCAAGCTCCCCGCCACCACCGCCTGA
- the trpD gene encoding anthranilate phosphoribosyltransferase translates to MAAYTWPQVLGPLLRHEDLEAAATAWAMEQILSGAASPAQLAGFVIGLRSKGETVTEVEGLVATMRDFAARITVPGRTLDVVGTGGDQAHTVNISTMSAIVAAGAGAKVVKHGNRAASSACGAADVLEELGIPLDLTGPQVAEVAERVGITFCFASAFHPALRNAAVPRRELGVPTTFNLLGPLANPGDPSAQAVGVADGRVAGLMAGVLARRGIDALVFHGDDGLDELTTRTTSQVWVVGGGKVEGPMTLDPRELGIAPVSADALKGADATYNAKVVRALVDGEPGAVRDVVLLNAGAALAVYTPEEGTVTARIRAGMDRAAEAIDSGAAKDVLDRWIAACAEVRG, encoded by the coding sequence ATGGCCGCCTACACCTGGCCCCAGGTTCTCGGGCCGCTGCTGCGGCATGAGGACCTGGAGGCCGCCGCCACCGCCTGGGCCATGGAGCAGATCCTGTCCGGGGCGGCGTCGCCGGCGCAGCTGGCCGGGTTCGTGATCGGGCTGCGGTCCAAGGGCGAGACGGTCACCGAGGTCGAGGGCCTGGTCGCCACCATGCGCGACTTCGCCGCCCGGATCACCGTGCCCGGCCGGACGCTCGACGTCGTCGGTACCGGCGGTGACCAAGCCCACACCGTGAACATCAGCACGATGTCGGCGATCGTCGCGGCCGGCGCCGGCGCGAAGGTCGTCAAGCACGGCAACCGCGCCGCCTCGTCCGCGTGCGGCGCCGCCGACGTGCTCGAGGAGCTGGGGATCCCGCTCGACCTCACCGGGCCGCAGGTGGCCGAGGTGGCGGAGCGGGTCGGGATCACGTTCTGCTTCGCGTCGGCGTTCCACCCGGCCCTGCGGAACGCGGCGGTCCCGCGGCGGGAGCTCGGCGTACCGACGACGTTCAACCTGCTCGGCCCGCTGGCGAACCCGGGCGACCCGTCCGCGCAGGCGGTCGGGGTCGCGGACGGGCGGGTGGCCGGGCTGATGGCCGGCGTACTCGCGCGGCGGGGGATCGACGCGCTGGTGTTCCACGGCGACGACGGGCTCGACGAGCTGACCACCCGTACGACGTCACAGGTGTGGGTCGTCGGCGGCGGGAAGGTCGAGGGGCCGATGACGCTGGATCCGCGCGAGCTCGGGATCGCGCCGGTGTCGGCGGATGCGTTGAAGGGCGCGGACGCGACGTACAACGCGAAGGTCGTCCGGGCGCTCGTCGACGGCGAGCCGGGGGCGGTGCGGGACGTCGTACTGCTGAACGCCGGGGCCGCGCTGGCGGTGTACACGCCTGAAGAGGGGACTGTGACCGCGCGGATCCGGGCCGGGATGGACCGGGCGGCCGAGGCGATCGACTCCGGTGCCGCGAAGGACGTGCTGGACCGGTGGATCGCTGCCTGCGCCGAGGTGCGCGGCTGA